From one Macaca nemestrina isolate mMacNem1 chromosome 3, mMacNem.hap1, whole genome shotgun sequence genomic stretch:
- the ARLN gene encoding sarcoplasmic/endoplasmic reticulum calcium ATPase regulator ALN, with product MEVDAPGVDGRDDLRERRGLSEGAGQNLDVRPRSGANGLPKHSYWLDLWLFILFDVVVFLFVYFLP from the exons ATGGAGGTGGACGCACCGGGTGTTGATGGTCGAGATGATCTCCGGGAGCGGCGAGGCTTGAGCGAGGGAGCAGGGCAGAACCTCGATGTGCGGCCTCGGTCTGGGGCAAACGGGCTTCCCAAACACTCCTACTGGTTGGACCTCTGGCTCTTCATCCTTTTCGATGTGGTGGTGTttctctttgtgtattttttgccATG A